GGAAGCACGGAGAGAAGCTTTGGATTTGAAGGCAAAACAGCTGGAAGCATTAAGGATTGACAGAGAGAACTTAAATCGGGAAATAAGCTTCCGGACTCAAAAGGAAGTTTTTGCCATAGCTAGAAAGGTTCTGAGAGATCTGGCTGGAGCAAGCCTCGAAGAAAGTGCTGTTGAAGTGTTTGCTCGAAGGCTTCACGAGTTAAAAGATGAAGAGAAGGAGCAACTGACCTCAGCTATTAGTGCGTCACCAGGTTCCGTGAATATACGCACCGCGTTCGATCTTCCACAAACACAGCGCGACCTGATAAAAAAGACAATTAAGGAAGCACTTGGTGTAGAAATTCAACCAAAATTCGAAACTACTCCGGATCTGGTCAGTGGTATTGAGTTAACAACAAACGGACAAAAAGTGGCGTGGAGTATTAAAGATTATCTCACATCTCTGGAAACAAGTATTGACGAGCTTCTGAAAGAACAGCCCGGAAGCGGGACCAAACCAGAGCCTGAACAGGATGAATCAAGGTCAAAAACCGGATCTTGAGCCGTAACCAGGCATGAAGCCACATCTAATATCTAAACCTGAACAGGAATCCGGGAACGAGCAGGAGTCTGAGAATGAACCCTAATTTTTACTGAACAAAGCGTCACTCCTGAACCAAAATCCACATAAAGGGTCGATGGACATGGAAGCTACAAGCCTGAAAGATATTTTAGATAGGGCTTTCAATGAGATCAGCGAGGTACGTGAGTCATTCACTCCAAGGCTTACTCCAAGGGAGATTGGCACTATAAAGACAGTCTCTACAGGTATTGCCAATGTCTCCGGTCTTCCTGGTGTGGGTTTTGAGGAACTGATAAAGTTTCCCGGCGATGTGTTTGGGATTGCTTTTAACGTGGACGAAGATGAAATCGGTGTTGTCCTGCTCGGCGAACACTATCATCTGAATGCAGGGGATCAGGTTGAACGTACTGGCAGGGTTATGGACGTAGCTGTAGGTGAGGGTTTGTTGGGGCGAGTAATCGATCCTCTGGGTCGGCCATTGGACGGCAAAGGACCTGTAATATCCAGTAAGCGCTTGCCTATTGAACGCCCCAGTCCAGCAATTGTGAACCGTTCTCCTGTCAGCGTGCCTCTTCAGACAGGTATCAAAGTTATTGATGCGTTGATTCCAATAGGACGCGGCCAGAGAGAGTTAATTTTAGGAGACCGTCAGACTGGAAAAACTTCAATTGCAATTGATACAATCCTCAATCAGCGCGATTATAATGTTCTGTGTGTTTATTGTGCAATTGGTCAGCGTGCGTCAGCAGTTGCCAGGGCAGTAGCAATCTTGCGCGAAAAAGGGGCAATGGATTATACTGTCGTTGTGGTGACTGAGGGCAGCGATCCCCCAGGACTAACCTATATTGCTCCTTATTCTGCTACTAGCATTGCAGAATATTTTATGGAAGCTGGTCGGGATGTGCTGATTGTTTATGACGACCTGACCAATCATGTGCGTGCTTATCGCGAACTTTCCCTCTTGCTTCGCCGCCCTCCTGGACGTGAAGCGTATCCTGGCGATATTTTTTATATCCACTCACGGTTATTGGAGCGAGCTACCCACCTGCTCGAAAAGCTCGGCGGTGGCTCACTTACTGCTCTCCCCATTATTGAAACCGAAGCACAGAATATTTCAGCTTATATTCCAACCAATTTGATTTCAATTACTGACGGGCAGATTTATCTCTCACCTTCATTGTTTGAGCTGGGAGTACTGCCTGCAGTTGATGTTGGCAAATCTGTTTCTCGCGTAGGTGGTAAAGCACAGCTTGCAGCCTACCGCGAAGTAGCTGGATATCTGAAGCTAGCCTACTCGCAGTTTGAAGAACTCGAAGCTTTTACCCGGTTTGGTGCCAGGCTGGATGAAAACACACGCAGGATAATAGAGCATGGCAGGCGTATCCGTGCCCTTCTCAAGCAGCCGGAATCCTCTCCTTTGCCCGTACTCGATCAAATTGTTCTTCTGCTTGCTTTAAATGCTAAACTTTTCGACAGCGTGCCACTTGACCGGATGGAAGAGGCTGAAGCATCCCTACGCAGAGCAGTAGTTGATATTCCTGCAGAGGTGCGCGAACATCTCAAAGCTGATGCAGAATTGACCGACAATGACCGAAAAGCAATCCTTGAGATCGCGCGTAAAGCACTGGAACATTTTCAGCCCAGCTAAAACTGAGAATGAGTCAGAAGCTAAAGCTGGAAAAAAATTCGTGCCTGAATCTCAAACATGTGATGAAACAGGGCAGGAAGCTCAAACTGAAGGAAAACCCGAACCGGAGGCTGATGAGAAACAATGAGCGAAACTCTGGCAAGTCTGCGCCTAAAAATCGATAGAGCAAAAGATCTTCAATCTGTCGTTCGAACAATGAAAGCTCTGGCAGCCTCAAATGTAGGACAATATGAAAAATCAGTCAGTGCATTGTCTGATTACTATCGTACAGTTGAGTTAGGACTGAGAACATGTTTCCGGGAAATAGGAACCTCAGTTACTCCTTCAAAACGAAAAAAACAAATGGGTACTGGCACGGTAGGTGCTGTTGTATTTGGTTCAGATCAGGGGCTGGTAGGTCAGTTTAATGATATTATTACGGATTACGCCGTCAAGAAGCTGGCAGCTTTCCCTGGCAAAGTTCAGGTTTGGGGTGTAGGTGAACGTGTTTATTCACGTTTGGCAGAAGCGGGTTTGCCACTTGTAGGGTTGTTTGCGGTACCAAACTCCGTCAAAGCTATTACTCCGCTTATAGGGCAGATCCTTTTGGAGAGCGAAAAACTTCGCAGCCAGGACGAAGATGCTGAACTCTATCTTTTTTATAACCGCCACAAAACCAGGATTACTTATGAGCCTGTCAGTCAGCGATTGCTGCCACTGGACGAGACCTGGCAAAGTGACCTGGCTAAACTCTCCTGGCCAACTAAGAACCTGCCTGAAGTCATAGGGAACAGCGAAGAAACTACGCGAGCGATGATCAGTGAATATCTTTTCGTCTCACTTTTTCGGGCTTGCGCCGAATCCCTGGCAAGTGAAAATTCGAGCAGGCTGGCAGCAATGCAGCGTGCAGACAAAAATATTGAGGATTTGCTTGAGAACCTTAGTGGAGAATTTTACCGTGTGCGGCAGAGTGGCATCGACGAAGAGCTCTTTGAGGTTATCTCAGGCTACGAAGCTTTGTCCAGATCTCGCAGTTCTGATCACCGCAAAGACGATGACTGAGCACAAACTCTGGATAAAACGAGAAACTGATAAATAAGTTCTCTATCTAGACCTGAGAGGATACTGAATTTTTGAGAAGTCACTGAATTTTTGAGAGGCTACTGAATTCTGAGAGGTTATTGAATTTCGGAGAGGTTATTAAATTTCCGAGAGATTATTGAATTTCTGAAGAGGTTACTGAATTTCTGAGAAGATTACTGGTTCTGAAAAGATCGCTGGATTCTGAAAATTATTTGCTCAGAAATAAATTTTAATGTATGGAGACCTTTACATTTATTTGAGAATTCTCAAATCTGACTTTCCAGATAATTATTTATCATCTTAGCAAAATTCTATATCATGAGCTGGTACGGAATAGAAGCAATAAATAGAGCTATCTCAAGAACAAGAAAAGCTCTTTTTGAACCTTTTGACTTCTGGAAATGGGCAAAACTCGCAATAATCATCCTGTTAGGTGGGGCTGGGTCGGGTTATGGGAGTTCGACCAATTACAGTACAGAGACGCAAGACTTAGGAAACAATTTTCCGATTATTGAGCTCCCGGAAACTTTGTTAACTCCCATGATTTTAATAGTAGTATTATTTCTTATTCTAGTTTTGATTCTTTCGTATATTTCCAGTGTCATGGAGTTTGTTTTTGTGGAATCCCTTGTTAGAAACGAAGTAAAGTTCTGGGCTTATTCACGAAGGTTCCTTGGAAAAGGATTCAATCTCCTGCTGGTGCGCTTAGCCATAGGGCTTATATTTCTGGTGCTCCTTGGAATAGCCTTTCTCCCCATTATCCTCGAAAGTCCTTCTGATTTTGCCTTGCCTGAATTGCTTGGAGAGATTTTCTGGCTTGTGGGATTATTTATCTTATTAGCTCTGCTTGCGATTGTAATAGAATCCTTTATCAGTCTTGCAATCCCAGTTTCCATTTACCGGGATAAAGGCATACTTTCAGCTTTCCGCATGATTTATGGAAATTTCAGGAAAAGCTGGAAGGAAGTTATAGTTTACTGGCTTACCAGATTCGTGCTCACGATAGGGACGAGC
The Methanosarcina thermophila TM-1 genome window above contains:
- a CDS encoding F0F1 ATP synthase subunit B family protein, whose product is MLIDWFTVIAQVLNFLILVWLLKRFLYKPILNAIDAREKKVADELASADAKEAEAQREKEEFKRKNEEFDQERAELLKRAQDEARAERQRLLEEARREALDLKAKQLEALRIDRENLNREISFRTQKEVFAIARKVLRDLAGASLEESAVEVFARRLHELKDEEKEQLTSAISASPGSVNIRTAFDLPQTQRDLIKKTIKEALGVEIQPKFETTPDLVSGIELTTNGQKVAWSIKDYLTSLETSIDELLKEQPGSGTKPEPEQDESRSKTGS
- a CDS encoding alternate F1F0 ATPase, F1 subunit alpha, whose product is MDMEATSLKDILDRAFNEISEVRESFTPRLTPREIGTIKTVSTGIANVSGLPGVGFEELIKFPGDVFGIAFNVDEDEIGVVLLGEHYHLNAGDQVERTGRVMDVAVGEGLLGRVIDPLGRPLDGKGPVISSKRLPIERPSPAIVNRSPVSVPLQTGIKVIDALIPIGRGQRELILGDRQTGKTSIAIDTILNQRDYNVLCVYCAIGQRASAVARAVAILREKGAMDYTVVVVTEGSDPPGLTYIAPYSATSIAEYFMEAGRDVLIVYDDLTNHVRAYRELSLLLRRPPGREAYPGDIFYIHSRLLERATHLLEKLGGGSLTALPIIETEAQNISAYIPTNLISITDGQIYLSPSLFELGVLPAVDVGKSVSRVGGKAQLAAYREVAGYLKLAYSQFEELEAFTRFGARLDENTRRIIEHGRRIRALLKQPESSPLPVLDQIVLLLALNAKLFDSVPLDRMEEAEASLRRAVVDIPAEVREHLKADAELTDNDRKAILEIARKALEHFQPS
- a CDS encoding F0F1 ATP synthase subunit gamma, whose product is MSETLASLRLKIDRAKDLQSVVRTMKALAASNVGQYEKSVSALSDYYRTVELGLRTCFREIGTSVTPSKRKKQMGTGTVGAVVFGSDQGLVGQFNDIITDYAVKKLAAFPGKVQVWGVGERVYSRLAEAGLPLVGLFAVPNSVKAITPLIGQILLESEKLRSQDEDAELYLFYNRHKTRITYEPVSQRLLPLDETWQSDLAKLSWPTKNLPEVIGNSEETTRAMISEYLFVSLFRACAESLASENSSRLAAMQRADKNIEDLLENLSGEFYRVRQSGIDEELFEVISGYEALSRSRSSDHRKDDD
- a CDS encoding DUF7544 domain-containing protein; this encodes MSWYGIEAINRAISRTRKALFEPFDFWKWAKLAIIILLGGAGSGYGSSTNYSTETQDLGNNFPIIELPETLLTPMILIVVLFLILVLILSYISSVMEFVFVESLVRNEVKFWAYSRRFLGKGFNLLLVRLAIGLIFLVLLGIAFLPIILESPSDFALPELLGEIFWLVGLFILLALLAIVIESFISLAIPVSIYRDKGILSAFRMIYGNFRKSWKEVIVYWLTRFVLTIGTSIIVIIFSVLMTLVLGLGFLIFDVALYFLFSQLVSESLTWILLIPFIVIELFLILVILIFLSVPFVVFMKYHLLSFLEAWFAEAEIPFFDVPVVEPETGFNKPEPEF